ACTAGTCCTaggctaaaatgcatgtttgagttgtCCTAACGGAAAACAACATTTACAAaagctacttaaatgtcctGATTTTTAACTAAGACTTactcctggcttaatctaagaCTTGTCTGCGAAACCGGGCCTTAGGCTACCAATAAACTGGCATCAGTATAGCTTGCGATATTATCCAACTAAAAGGGCTTGTTAGCATAGCCATGTAAATACTTTACCTATGTCCAGGTAGCTGACATCAAAGCGTTGTTCCTCGGAAAGTTCATGAAGTAGGGAACAGAAATTTAAGTCATTGGAATCGGGCTGGCCCAGAGGATGGCAACGCAACTGCAGGATCTTCTCCCCGGCCGAGTTTCGCAAAGAATCCCACGTGCAGCCGAGACCTTTCGACTTTCCTACTTCGATTCTGCCACCCGTGTGCTTTTGGAAATgagatgcatttaaaaaaaaatggaaaggCTCTTCAGCACTAAAATCTTCGAAATTACCATGTCATTCTTACCATGCCGAAGGTGTCATCTTCAGCCTCGGCTTCATGGCTATTGCGCATGTCCACTGGTACATCATGTATACGAGAGAGCATCTTTGCGGCTGCGTTTCTCTTTGCAAGCTTTTTTGATGTACCGCTACCTATAAAGTTCAAAATTGTCAGCTACACAAGATTATTAAAGCCCTTGAATggactagacattaagaaaaaaaaaacctatAGCACAAAAGTCACGGTTTACCTATCTCCATAAACCTCTCCACCCTGCAGGTCATTGTGAACTCTTTGCGGTGTGCAGGTCCAGACTCTTGAGTCACGGTGTACTCGGGTAAACGCCAGCCTTTCTGTACTACTAGTTCCTGTAGAAACGTAATTTTTATACTCATGAGCCACATGACTAATATGAGATATGCATTTTTGGTTCAGGCTAATACCAgtgttatatttatatgaatagTTTTTGCCTATTTTGAAGAACATGGACCCAAAATCCATCTCTGGACATTGCATATTGCCATGTTCTCTCACCTGCAAAGCTCCAACTGGATTGCACTCAGCTTGCTGTGTTGAACTGGAAGATTTCATCTCTGACTGAACACTAAGacaaatgaacacaaacacaacaatGAAAAATCACAACAAACAATAGCAAACGATGTTTCCAAACGATGCATTTTAATTACATCTCATTGCACCTTTACTTAAAAAGGATGCTAACACATTCTCCCTCCATATCGATTCCAGCAAACCCCTCTCCCTCGATCCCATTTCCTCCGATTCCTCCCAGCATTCCTCCTTTCAGCATTTTCAGGGCGGCCTCTGCGGCTTTGTGCTTGGCAGCTTTCTTACTGGGGCCCTGTCCGGTGCAGCTGATTTCCCCCACCGACACACGGAAGGTGAAGTTGGGCTGGTGGGCCTGACCCTCAGCCTTCAGCAGGTCGTACACTGGGGTCTTGCCTATCCGCGTTCCATATTCCTGCAGCAGACTGATGGGCGTCTTCCCGTGATTCACAGCCAGCATTTGCTCAATACTATGGAAAGAGACACAAAAtgataaaggattttgaaagaGAAAGATTAAGTATTTATAGCAGATGATTAATTTGTATTATTTCAGATaaattttgtgcaaaaaaaaaaaaaagataaaagcaGGGATGCCACCTTGTGTTAAAAAATTAACAGTACAAGTCGAAGCTTAggcaacttaaagggatagttcacaaaaaaaattctgtaatcatttactcacccacatgtcattacaaacctgtataaattctTTGTTCAGCTGAAGGATGGAAGATGTTTGTAATGAAGCAGAAAActgaagcaccattgacttccattgtaagAAAAATACTGCTATGTAAGTCAATTTGATtagaaaaaaatctcaaaaatcTTACTTTTGTTTTaagcataataataataataataataataataataataataataataataataataattacaggtttgtaacaacataaggttCAGCAAATGATgccagaattttcttttttaagtgaactatccctttaagttgtcTTTCTTCGACGTACTGTGAATTATTTGAGACAGGGATTTAAAATCTGATTCAAACGTTCAAATTAAACAGCGATTTTTGTATTCGATTCGAACATAATAAAGAGCGACGCGAGAAAAGAGCAGTGAATCGAACACTTTATATGACTCGATTCGAACATTCAATTGAGGGAGCGTGATACAAAGATTCGATTAAACATTCCTTGATATGCAGATCGTTAGCCTCTTAAAACAGCCAAATAGTTTTGTCTTCTCCTCATTTAAGGTAAATTCTATATAAAGTTAATTCTATTAACGGTAGCAATTCTATGTTACCACTTAGCTGACGCTATCGGTTCATACCTGGTACACCCAGAGTTTCTCTTGCCGTTATCCGGGCTTTGCTCGTCGTTCATTCCACAATAACAGATAGATTGCTGGCTTGTTTTGGACTGCAGAAACCCCCCGAGGTGACTGTAACCCCCCTGATATCATTAATATGATTCCGTGCGGGGAGGTTTCAGGACTGAGGCACGAGGAGACGGCAAAGTCCCTCTCTCACCGTCCTGCATCACACGACAACACAAGCGCAGTTATGAACTATGAACCTGCGACAGGAGCCGGCAACactttcataataaaagtcTTCCCGAGTCTCGTCGCAGTCCaacttttcacattttataaacGTTATAAATTACACATGAACCAGttaaacaaactaaaaaaaccaacaatttaaaaacacagatttACTGGTAGCTAATGTTAAAACGTGATTATACAGGCTAATACTTCTTTCATGCAATGTTATTgtaggactgtaaaataaaagtcttaaCGAATGACTCTTTCACAAACTTGTTAGGACCACATTTTACTGctaagttaaaaatatattaataaaaatactctttataaataaaaaacctaCGTTACTActttttagcattgtaataaTTTATGTAAATTAACCAAACCTGCTATTtataaaactacaaaaacaaagatatatttaattaaattaaaattattaactTAAAGATAAttcacttaaatatttgttgtacTCAATAGACGGTATTATTGTCGTCATTTCACTGTGCAAAAAATACTTAATGCTCTTAAAATAGGCTCTATGCGAAACACATCAGATTTAATTTTAAACTGAAAGATGACCCAGACATTTAAAACAATCATCTGAaggctaaataaataagctttagGATAGGATAGGCCACTATACAACTATGTGGAAAATCTGaagatacaaaaaaaatctaaataaagagagaatcacctttaaagttgtccaaataaagttatTAGCAaatgcatccactcacaaaatgttttgataTAATTACGTTAggaatttttataaaaatcctTATGGAACATGATCATTACATAATATCCTAAAGACTTTTGGCATAAAGAATTCCATAATTTCAACCCATACAATGTACTTTTGGCTTGTGCTACAAATATATCCATGCTACTTTAAAGGTATAGTCcaccccaaaaatgaaaattctgtcatcatttacttaccctccctcatgttgttacaaacctgtataaataaacacgaaagaagatatttaagtaatgtttgtaactaaaccgatgagccccattcacttccatagtaggaaaaatgaatactatggaagtgaatggggctcatgaatggtttggttacaaacatttctcaaaatatcttcccttgtgttcatcagaaaaaataaatttatacaggaTTGTAACaatatgagagtgagtaaatgatgacataattttcatttttgggtgaactatccctttaagactggttttgtggtccagtggCACATTTTATAgcttttgttattattatatcaTGTTTAAAGAAACTACTGTATGTCCAAAGCTGGATCATTGATCAGCCCAATGGGGTCAATACCTTTAAAAGCTTTCGGTGGCCTTATTTCCATTCATTACCCCATCCATGTCCACTTTTATTGAAGTatcatttaagaaaaaaaatcatcacaCCGAGTTATGTTGCCTAAAAATAGCACTACTGGAAATTTTATGAAACATAAAATTAGGTTTGGTTGAGAAGTACATCTCGTCTTTCAGGGATTTGATGAGCTCCAATCAGCACTTTAGCTACAAATGGTACACGTCCCCAGTGTCCATGGGCAGTGCCACATTCCAGAGACCCTGACCTAAGAGCTccaaatatatacacacacacacacaacacgtGTCCAATTACATGAGACCAAAGACAACAGGAGAGGTTAGAACggtgaagtaaaaaaaaacataaaaatctatttattcAAGTGACACTCCTGAGGTTATTCAGCTGGCAGACCACGGTATGAAAAATGCTACAATCTGTTTAATGCATAACCCAGTGcaacaacatttttacatttctgtgtAAACAGAGCAATTCACCATTTGCAGAGAATGCACTCGAAGAACAAATTCTTCAGTGAATCTGAAAATCTTCACTAGAATTAAAAGTTCACGTTCCAGTATGACGTAAGACTGAGGAACATTACAGCAAGTGTGAGGCAGTCATGTTTTACATAATTCGGTGGGAAAACCTCCTTTAAGTCCTCAAGAAAAGTCTTATTTTCAACCCATATCCTCATAGTAACTCAAGCAATGTTGGTTGAAATGTCTTATTCATCTAGCTCTTCCACAAGCTCCTCAGCAGGTTCTTCGTCTTCCTCCTCAGAGTCATACACATGTTCCAATTTTTCTAAGTCTATCTGATCTCCAATTTCTTCCACTGGTTCTTCAAATGAATCTTGCTGACTCTCCTCTTGGCTGTTATCGCCCACTAACTGATCTTCTGAAGGAACAGCAGCATTCACTGCGTTGCTTTCAGATTTCTCTGTGGTTGTCAGGTCCTCCTTGGCATAAGCCTCTTCTGTTTGCTCCTCACCAGCTTCTTCTCCATCAAGTGCTTCATCCTGCTTCTTAGCTACATCTCCATCCTTGACCTGATCTTCCTCGGGTATAACATCCTCTTCAATTACTGAATGATCTTTGACATTTTCCTTCCCCTGGACCTGAAGGTCCTCAGCTGGTTCTTCCTCCTCAGATCCAACCTGGTCTTCAGCATCTTCTTTGACTCCCAGTTCCTCAGCTGCTTCTTCCTCCTCAGATCCCACCTGGTCTTCAGCATCTTCTTTGACCTCCAGTTCCTTAGCTGGTTCTTCCTCCTCAGATACCATCTGGTCCTCAACAACATCATCTCTGACCTCCAGCTCCTCAGGTATTTCCTCATGCCCGGTTACTTCAGTAACATCTTCCTTGACCTGGACCTCATCAGCTTGTTCATTCTCATCAGTTACAGCTTCCTTATCCTGTTCCTCAGCCATTTCATCCTCCTCAGCTTGCTCTTTACCACCTTCCTCAAGGACATCCTCAGCAGGTTTTTCCTTCTCAGTTATCACATGCTCTTCTACAGCTTCTTCCTCTACACCATGAACATCCCCAGCATTTGCTTCCTCTTCAGTTACGGTCTGATTCTCAACTTCATTAATTTCTTCATCCTTAACTGGAACCAGCTCTTCCTCAGTTGCTGCATGCTGCTCCTTTATTTGAATCACTTCCTCTGCAGGACTAGATTGCTGGCTTTGAGATGACATCTGAAATATATGGATGTGCAATTCTGTGTAACTAAAAGCCAGAATGTGGCAAAAACCAACAAAATATGTACTTTAGCAATTTGCCAAAACTATACCTGACTCTGGACGATCTCAAGCTGAGCAGCAAGGTGCGAGTGAAGGCTATGAGTGCTCTTCTGATGGTCCTCCAGACTTCTACGGACAGACATAAGCTGATCCTCCAGTGCTTGGGTTCTTCTTATTTGTTCCATCTCCAGCAGGTCCCTGGCAGAAAGACCAACACAAGATCCATTAGGAACATCACTACTTTCAACAACTTATACACCAAAATCCATTAGGAACGTTAGTAACTTTTAACCAAACCACTAGGAACCATTAGGAACATCAAACCACCAATCTGCTAGTTTTTAGAGATTTTtaaatgaggagctcagatgcaaaagctgttAAACGCCGCCTCCTTAAATATGAAAGGCTTATTCCCTGCCTCGGGTCATTCACAAATACATCTCTTTGTTGgcaagtgacatttgtgaaaataaggcattttaattactgactaatacGTTTTCATCGTCATTAAATTactaaacctaaacataagaacctgataaataaaataaacatgtcagacgcactgaAGGTTTTGTATCTGAACTCCTCAAATGCATGTGCCCACAAAGCTCTTAAGGAGTTGAAGAGGACTGCATTTCACTCACTTGATGTCAatcacttcctgtctgtttctTTCCAGAGCCTTCTGGTTGGCTGCAAAAGACTCCTTCAGGCTAGCAAGCTCAGTTTTCTGCAGCTCCAACCGAGAGGTGAGACTCTCCACGGTGGATATCTGCTCATCAAGACGTGATGTGGTGATTAAAACAGTGTCTGTTAGCCCAGAAATGCTAACCGCTACTTCAGAGTTAGCACTGAGGACAGACTTAATCCTTTGCTTCAGTTTCTCCAATTCTTCAGTCTTATTCTTGAGCACGGCATTCAGAGTCGCAGTGGAAACCGTCGTCTGCTGGAGTTCAGAAAGTTTGGCGTTCATCTCCGACTGAAGAGCCCACACTTGACTGTTAAGATCTGTGGAATGGATTTTTTCCGAGGTGGCCAGGCCAACATCCGCCTTTTCTTGAGCACGTGTGTAAGCCTCTTCTAGTGCTTGTAGGCGCTCCTCAAAAACACCCATACTGGTGCCCTAGATACATGCACAACATAATCCAAGAGCAATGAAGTTTAAGAATTTATTCATTCAAAAAAGCTACATTTTACTGGCCTGACCTTCTTCTGTAATTTCATTTAAAGGATTAGGCTACTAAACTGCACTTTCATGAAAAATCCCAATAATCACTCCCTAtgccatccaagatgtttatattttttttccaggagttttctccatatagtggacctcaacgatttgcagtttcaatgcagcttcaaagggctctaaacgatcccaactgaggcataagggttttatcCAGCAAAACAATCGCCATTTtcggcaaaaaataaaaatgtacttaaaccacaacttcccgTCCAGAACCAGGCGTGTAATGCGCCAGCGCAAACCCATGTACTACGTAATCACATTTAAAGGTCAAGcgttacatacagtatgtgaaacgcacattttaaacaataaactcacaCAAAGACATTGATtggtatcattccacataccaaaacgtcagaacggtcctcttcctctacacttgtaaacactggagtggtagtttcgcatacgtcatgtgTGACCATTTGACTTGTTTACCTAACACATAAGATcaagctggcgcatcacacgccCAGTGCAAGACAAGAAATCGCGGTCCaagtaaactttttattttttgccaagTGCAAGACGTGAAAATGTGATCAtaaagtacttttttttttgGCCAAATTAACGGTTGTTTTGCTAGATATTGGGATCATTTACAGTTCTTTGAAGCCGCATTGAAACtgaaattttaaactgcattgaaactaggggtgtaacgattcatcgtgcaaatgcgcgttttctcaatgaatgaatttgaatgaatttgaatgaattacggtgaaatccaggcacatccgaacaccagggggcgctcccatgcagaaactccctttgtgccacacgagaagtagcattacaaacgctattccaggaaatgtctacacatgaatatttatacgctgttcttcaaattgtttcaggtattttcatgataataaagaatatttttaatgattttgtttaacgagtgttgcttttttaaatgcacagtataaacgactccgactcataatgattttagattgataaggacttcctactgaccaaatgccgtaatacaggcacaagctgtgcataaaacaaagaatcgcagccttgcgattcagaatcgatttcagacaggcatttttaatgaggaccgcgattgaatcgtgattgaatcgttacatccctaattgaaactgtaaaccatTGAGGTCCACTTAATATTTCTATATGAagaaaatcctgaaatgttttccacaaaaaaagtatttattttcgactgaacaaagaacgACATAAaaatcttggatgacatgggggtgagtaaattatcagatttttttatgaaagtggaatattcctttaagtaaattttaaaattgagataaaaaatacatttaatttacaaTTGCTCCTTATGAAttagttaaaaatgtttttagttgATCTTTGaaacaaataatttaattaaaacacCACATGCCATTTTACCATTCAAAAGGTTTTCAAAGAAAGCAAACATGTGTGCCTTCAACATGTGGATGTGATTAACCCTTAACATCAAATAACCTTTAACCTCACAAAAAaacgttttcttttttttacaaacctcTCGAGTTAATGTGAAGATTTAACAAATAAACTATGTTAAAGACTGCATATTTTAGCTACAATTTATATCATTTACCTAATTTTATAGAAACCGTTTCTTGAAAGCAAGTTTATACTTATTTTACACCAACATATAATTATTCACGTTAAAATAAGCTTTATTAAAGCCAGTATCTTACGTAATTTCCTTTATCAATGAATGTCAATGAAAGGCAAATTGACAATTGTAAATGAACGAATAATACATGAGCACATTGAATTTCTGATAATTAATGCATATCAGTATAACTAACAACCATTTATGGAAAAAGTTATGCTTGTAGATATTTTCACTTTACATATAATGAGACTGCCATGC
This genomic interval from Misgurnus anguillicaudatus chromosome 8, ASM2758022v2, whole genome shotgun sequence contains the following:
- the tarbp2 gene encoding RISC-loading complex subunit tarbp2, with the protein product MNDEQSPDNGKRNSGCTSIEQMLAVNHGKTPISLLQEYGTRIGKTPVYDLLKAEGQAHQPNFTFRVSVGEISCTGQGPSKKAAKHKAAEAALKMLKGGMLGGIGGNGIEGEGFAGIDMEGECVQSEMKSSSSTQQAECNPVGALQELVVQKGWRLPEYTVTQESGPAHRKEFTMTCRVERFMEIGSGTSKKLAKRNAAAKMLSRIHDVPVDMRNSHEAEAEDDTFGMHTGGRIEVGKSKGLGCTWDSLRNSAGEKILQLRCHPLGQPDSNDLNFCSLLHELSEEQRFDVSYLDIEKRSLSGLFQCLVELSTQPITVCHGFAPSLDAARASAAHNALQYLKIMAGGK
- the LOC129449896 gene encoding uncharacterized protein — its product is MTKRKGKSNNKLDDSLVLLEPSVAQPRALKEYAVPAALFFIFVVGGSTAVWFCSQQQQTIDSLTESLNAMQLRITKFQQQLGIGNAQGTSMGVFEERLQALEEAYTRAQEKADVGLATSEKIHSTDLNSQVWALQSEMNAKLSELQQTTVSTATLNAVLKNKTEELEKLKQRIKSVLSANSEVAVSISGLTDTVLITTSRLDEQISTVESLTSRLELQKTELASLKESFAANQKALERNRQEVIDIKDLLEMEQIRRTQALEDQLMSVRRSLEDHQKSTHSLHSHLAAQLEIVQSQMSSQSQQSSPAEEVIQIKEQHAATEEELVPVKDEEINEVENQTVTEEEANAGDVHGVEEEAVEEHVITEKEKPAEDVLEEGGKEQAEEDEMAEEQDKEAVTDENEQADEVQVKEDVTEVTGHEEIPEELEVRDDVVEDQMVSEEEEPAKELEVKEDAEDQVGSEEEEAAEELGVKEDAEDQVGSEEEEPAEDLQVQGKENVKDHSVIEEDVIPEEDQVKDGDVAKKQDEALDGEEAGEEQTEEAYAKEDLTTTEKSESNAVNAAVPSEDQLVGDNSQEESQQDSFEEPVEEIGDQIDLEKLEHVYDSEEEDEEPAEELVEELDE